A genomic segment from Lytechinus variegatus isolate NC3 chromosome 10, Lvar_3.0, whole genome shotgun sequence encodes:
- the LOC121422310 gene encoding COP9 signalosome complex subunit 1-like isoform X2 — protein MPLPMYMQGPVEPMQVDMQGEGSDSQEELRYSVDNPTLDVEAYAASYMGLAKINRLLFVALHCPAFKIEALRMALNYTQTTYNTHMYQLVHRKLTDAVSNSSVLPDAVAGVVHNIPSLDTQWIETTNKKAALKLEKLDTDLKNYKSNSIKESIRRGHDDLGDHYLDQGDLSNALKCYSRARDYCTSPKHIINMCLNVIKVSIHLQNWSHVLSYVNKAEATPELSEKDTKDNLTVATKLKCAAGLAELATKKYKPAAKYFLQASFDHCDFPDLMSPNNVAMYGGLCALASFDRQELQKNVISSSSFKLFLELEPQLRDIIFMFYESKYASCLKLLEEIKDNLLLDMYLAPHVSVLYSQIRNRALIQYFSPYVSADMQKMASAFNTSVADLEDELMTLILDGQINARIDSHNKDFQQSCTY, from the exons ATGCCGCTGCCGATGTATATGCAG GGTCCTGTGGAGCCGATGCAGGTTGATATGCAAGGTGAAGGTTCAGACTCGCAGGAAGAACTGAGATACAGCGTGGACAATCCAACACTG GATGTTGAAGCCTATGCGGCAAGTTACATGGGATTGGCAAAAATCAACAGACTCCTGTTTGTCGCCCTCCATTGTCCAGCCTTCAAGATTGAGGCTCTTCGAATGGCATTGAACTACACACAGACAACCTACAATACTCACATGTATCAGCTTGTACACAGGAAACTCACTGATGCTGT ATCCAATTCCTCTGTGTTACCTGATGCTGTAGCTGGGGTCGTTCACAACATACCATCTCTGGACACACAGTGGATTGAAACAACCAATAAGAAGGCTGCTCTTAAGCTAGAGAAACTTGACACAGACCTCAAGAACTACAAGAGTAACTCCATCAAAGAGAGCATCag GAGGGGTCATGATGATCTTGGAGACCATTATCTGGATCAAGGAGATCTCAGTAATGCCCTCAAGTGTTATTCCAGAGCCAGGGATTACTGCACCAGTCCTAAACATATCATCAATATGTGTCTCAATGTTATCAAG GTTAGCATTCATCTTCAGAATTGGTCTCATGTGCTGAGCTATGTCAACAAAGCTGAGGCAACACCTGAACTGTCAGAG aaAGACACAAAAGATAACTTAACAGTAGCTACCAAGCTTAAGTGTGCCGCTGGATTAGCAGAACTGGCCACCAAGAAATACAAACCAGCAGCCAAGTACTTCCTTCAGGCTTCCTTTGATCATTGTGACTTCCCTGAT CTGATGTCACCAAACAACGTGGCCATGTATGGTGGGCTCTGTGCTTTAGCTTCGTTTGATAGACAAGAACTACAGAAAAATGTCATCTCCAGcag cTCCTTCAAATTGTTCCTAGAGCTGGAGCCACAGCTGAgagatatcatcttcatgtTCTATGAATCTAAGTATGCATCATGTCTCAAGCTCCTGGAGGAGATTAAAGATAATCTCCTCCTAGACATGTACCTTGCTCCACATGTCTCCGTCCTCTACTCACAGATCAGGAATAGAGCTCTCATACAG TACTTTAGTCCATATGTATCTGCTGATATGCAGAAGATGGCAAGTGCATTCAATACATCTGTAGCAGACTTAGAAGATGAACTCATGACACTCATCTTGGATGGCCAGATCAATGCAAGAATCGACTCACACAATAAG GATTTCCAACAATCCTGTACATATTGA
- the LOC121422310 gene encoding COP9 signalosome complex subunit 1-like isoform X1 has product MPLPMYMQGPVEPMQVDMQGEGSDSQEELRYSVDNPTLDVEAYAASYMGLAKINRLLFVALHCPAFKIEALRMALNYTQTTYNTHMYQLVHRKLTDAVSNSSVLPDAVAGVVHNIPSLDTQWIETTNKKAALKLEKLDTDLKNYKSNSIKESIRRGHDDLGDHYLDQGDLSNALKCYSRARDYCTSPKHIINMCLNVIKVSIHLQNWSHVLSYVNKAEATPELSEKDTKDNLTVATKLKCAAGLAELATKKYKPAAKYFLQASFDHCDFPDLMSPNNVAMYGGLCALASFDRQELQKNVISSSSFKLFLELEPQLRDIIFMFYESKYASCLKLLEEIKDNLLLDMYLAPHVSVLYSQIRNRALIQYFSPYVSADMQKMASAFNTSVADLEDELMTLILDGQINARIDSHNKILYAREIDQRSSTFQKSLLMGKAFQRRTKALILRSAMLKNNIQVKLQDNSSASEGVAVGSGIAQSTR; this is encoded by the exons ATGCCGCTGCCGATGTATATGCAG GGTCCTGTGGAGCCGATGCAGGTTGATATGCAAGGTGAAGGTTCAGACTCGCAGGAAGAACTGAGATACAGCGTGGACAATCCAACACTG GATGTTGAAGCCTATGCGGCAAGTTACATGGGATTGGCAAAAATCAACAGACTCCTGTTTGTCGCCCTCCATTGTCCAGCCTTCAAGATTGAGGCTCTTCGAATGGCATTGAACTACACACAGACAACCTACAATACTCACATGTATCAGCTTGTACACAGGAAACTCACTGATGCTGT ATCCAATTCCTCTGTGTTACCTGATGCTGTAGCTGGGGTCGTTCACAACATACCATCTCTGGACACACAGTGGATTGAAACAACCAATAAGAAGGCTGCTCTTAAGCTAGAGAAACTTGACACAGACCTCAAGAACTACAAGAGTAACTCCATCAAAGAGAGCATCag GAGGGGTCATGATGATCTTGGAGACCATTATCTGGATCAAGGAGATCTCAGTAATGCCCTCAAGTGTTATTCCAGAGCCAGGGATTACTGCACCAGTCCTAAACATATCATCAATATGTGTCTCAATGTTATCAAG GTTAGCATTCATCTTCAGAATTGGTCTCATGTGCTGAGCTATGTCAACAAAGCTGAGGCAACACCTGAACTGTCAGAG aaAGACACAAAAGATAACTTAACAGTAGCTACCAAGCTTAAGTGTGCCGCTGGATTAGCAGAACTGGCCACCAAGAAATACAAACCAGCAGCCAAGTACTTCCTTCAGGCTTCCTTTGATCATTGTGACTTCCCTGAT CTGATGTCACCAAACAACGTGGCCATGTATGGTGGGCTCTGTGCTTTAGCTTCGTTTGATAGACAAGAACTACAGAAAAATGTCATCTCCAGcag cTCCTTCAAATTGTTCCTAGAGCTGGAGCCACAGCTGAgagatatcatcttcatgtTCTATGAATCTAAGTATGCATCATGTCTCAAGCTCCTGGAGGAGATTAAAGATAATCTCCTCCTAGACATGTACCTTGCTCCACATGTCTCCGTCCTCTACTCACAGATCAGGAATAGAGCTCTCATACAG TACTTTAGTCCATATGTATCTGCTGATATGCAGAAGATGGCAAGTGCATTCAATACATCTGTAGCAGACTTAGAAGATGAACTCATGACACTCATCTTGGATGGCCAGATCAATGCAAGAATCGACTCACACAATAAG aTATTATATGCCCGAGAAATTGACCAGAGGAGCTCCACCTTTCAGAAGTCACTTCTAATGGGGAAAGCTTTCCAGAGGAGAACAAAG GCGTTAATTCTAAGATCAGCCATGCTGAAGAATAACATTCAAGTTAAG CTACAGGACAATTCTAGTGCATCGGAAGGAGTCGCTGTAGGAAGTGGAATAGCCCAGTCAACGCGATGA